A region from the Methylocella sp. genome encodes:
- a CDS encoding hydantoinase B/oxoprolinase family protein, translating into MEGGWQFWVDRGGTFTDIVARNPSGVLSTHKLLSEASALYADATIAGIKQILAIPLDRPIPNGLVDTVKMGTTVATNALLERKGERTLLIVNRGFKDALEIGDQARPRLFDLNIVRPSPLYEQVIEIAGRVDRDGEEIESMDEESARAALRQARADGFVCCAIVLMHAWKYADHERRVAALARTEGFTQISASHEVSPLLRFVPRGHTTVVDAYLSPILRRYVNQVAAELGDAKLYFIQSNGGLIDAPRFQGKDAILSGPAGGIVGAARTAAAAGLDEIISFDMGGTSTDVALYAGSFQHAFDTEVAGARIRAPMMAIHTVAAGGGSILHFDGARFRVGPDSAGANPGPASYRRDGPLTVTDANVCVGKIQPRHFPAIFGPNGNEPLDADIVRERFDVLAERINASTGERRDPRDIAEGFLRIAVANMANAIKHISVQKGHDVTRFALQCFGGAGGQHACLVADELSMDTVFIHPYAGVLSAYGMGLADQTIMREQAVELPFTAEALAQLAQCADALTQSATEALVAQGATSASIETGRKLHLRYAGTEAALAVPFAPHEEVVRAFSEAHRKRFGFTTPGRPLIVETVSIEATCRGEPVREMNLAHRAGEPLVPIGHAQIWSDGCAHQAPVYDRADLRAGDRLAGPALIREAAATTVVEPGWAAEMTSKDHMLLRRMAPRASRISPALAAAKQTADPVLLELFNNLFMNVAEQTGIVLQNTSMSVNIKERLDFSCAIFDAAGNLVANAPHVPVHLGAMGESVRTVLRRRGATLRPGDVIALNNPFNGGTHLPDITVITPVFDKDGSTILFFVGSRGHHADIGGITPGSTPPNSRNLEEEGVVIDDFLLMDRGEFREAEFRAMLAQARYPARSPDVNVADIKAQVAANEAGVQELNRVVALWEWDVVAAYMGHVMDNAEEHVRRVIASIDDCEFSDTLDNGSALRVRISVDRKARAAVVDFTGTGLQRTDNFNAPQAVTRAVVLYVFRCLIGDDVPLNDGCLKPIDIIVPPGTFLSPAPGAAVVAGNTEVSQAICNALFGALGVLACSQGTMNNFLFGNDSYQYYETICGGAGAGIMPDGRGFNGASAVQVHMTNTRMTDPEILELRYPVRLVDFSIRRGSGGLGRWRGGDGAVRRIAFLEPMTAVIVASRRKVAPFGLKGGHDGAAGRQWVDRADGGRTELGAADRAEMAAGDVMVIETPGGGGYGALV; encoded by the coding sequence ATGGAAGGTGGCTGGCAATTTTGGGTCGATCGCGGCGGCACCTTCACCGATATCGTCGCCCGCAACCCCAGCGGCGTTCTCTCCACCCATAAGCTCTTGAGCGAGGCATCTGCGCTCTATGCCGACGCCACTATTGCCGGGATCAAGCAAATTCTGGCCATTCCGCTTGATCGGCCGATCCCGAACGGACTCGTCGATACCGTCAAGATGGGCACCACAGTTGCAACCAACGCTTTGCTTGAACGCAAAGGCGAACGGACGCTGCTGATCGTCAATCGCGGCTTCAAGGATGCTTTGGAGATCGGCGATCAGGCGCGGCCCCGATTGTTCGACCTCAATATTGTGCGGCCCTCGCCGCTCTATGAGCAGGTGATCGAAATCGCCGGTCGCGTCGATCGCGATGGCGAGGAGATCGAGTCGATGGATGAGGAGAGCGCGCGCGCTGCGCTGAGGCAAGCGCGCGCGGACGGCTTTGTCTGCTGCGCTATCGTGCTCATGCATGCATGGAAATATGCCGACCATGAGCGCAGGGTCGCGGCGCTTGCCCGCACGGAAGGATTCACTCAGATTTCCGCGAGCCACGAAGTGAGCCCGCTGCTGCGCTTCGTCCCCCGCGGCCATACCACTGTGGTGGACGCGTATCTTTCGCCTATCCTGCGCCGCTATGTAAACCAGGTCGCCGCCGAGCTTGGCGACGCCAAGCTCTATTTCATTCAGTCGAACGGCGGCCTGATCGATGCGCCGCGGTTCCAGGGCAAGGATGCGATCCTGTCCGGGCCGGCGGGCGGAATCGTCGGCGCCGCGCGCACCGCTGCTGCGGCCGGGCTCGATGAGATCATCAGCTTTGACATGGGCGGCACGTCGACGGACGTCGCGCTCTACGCTGGCTCCTTCCAGCATGCCTTCGACACCGAGGTCGCCGGCGCGCGCATCCGCGCGCCGATGATGGCGATTCACACCGTGGCGGCCGGCGGAGGTTCGATCCTACATTTCGATGGGGCCCGTTTTCGGGTAGGGCCCGACTCGGCGGGCGCCAATCCCGGCCCCGCCAGCTATCGCCGCGACGGTCCGCTCACAGTCACCGACGCCAATGTCTGCGTGGGCAAGATCCAGCCGCGACATTTTCCGGCGATCTTCGGACCAAACGGGAATGAGCCGTTAGACGCCGACATCGTCCGCGAGCGATTTGACGTTCTGGCCGAACGCATTAACGCGTCGACGGGCGAGCGGCGTGACCCCCGCGATATCGCCGAGGGCTTCCTGCGCATCGCCGTCGCCAATATGGCGAACGCGATCAAGCATATCTCGGTGCAAAAGGGACATGACGTCACTCGCTTTGCTCTGCAATGTTTCGGCGGCGCGGGCGGTCAGCATGCGTGTCTGGTAGCCGATGAGCTGAGCATGGATACGGTATTCATCCATCCCTATGCGGGCGTTCTGTCCGCCTACGGCATGGGCCTCGCCGACCAGACGATCATGCGCGAACAGGCTGTCGAGCTGCCATTCACGGCGGAAGCGCTCGCGCAACTCGCACAATGCGCGGATGCCTTGACGCAATCGGCGACGGAGGCGCTAGTCGCCCAGGGCGCAACCTCCGCCAGCATTGAGACCGGACGAAAACTGCACCTGCGCTACGCCGGAACCGAGGCCGCGCTCGCCGTCCCGTTTGCACCGCATGAGGAGGTCGTCCGCGCCTTCAGCGAAGCCCATCGGAAGCGGTTCGGTTTCACCACTCCGGGTCGCCCGCTGATCGTCGAAACCGTGTCGATCGAGGCGACCTGCCGAGGCGAGCCAGTGCGCGAGATGAACCTTGCGCACCGTGCGGGCGAACCGCTTGTTCCCATCGGCCACGCGCAAATCTGGAGCGACGGTTGTGCGCATCAGGCTCCAGTTTATGACCGCGCCGACCTGCGCGCCGGCGACCGCCTAGCCGGTCCGGCGCTGATACGCGAAGCGGCCGCGACGACGGTAGTCGAGCCCGGCTGGGCGGCCGAAATGACGTCGAAGGATCATATGCTGCTGCGACGCATGGCGCCGCGCGCATCGCGCATCTCGCCAGCGTTGGCCGCGGCCAAGCAGACCGCCGACCCCGTGCTTCTCGAATTGTTCAATAATCTATTCATGAACGTTGCTGAACAGACTGGAATAGTGCTGCAGAACACCTCGATGAGCGTCAACATAAAAGAAAGGCTCGATTTTTCCTGCGCGATTTTCGACGCCGCCGGCAATCTGGTCGCCAATGCGCCGCATGTCCCCGTTCATCTCGGGGCGATGGGCGAAAGCGTACGAACCGTGTTGCGGCGACGCGGCGCCACGCTGCGGCCAGGAGACGTAATCGCGCTTAACAACCCCTTTAACGGGGGCACCCATCTGCCCGACATTACCGTCATTACTCCGGTGTTTGATAAGGACGGAAGCACGATCCTGTTCTTCGTCGGCAGCCGCGGCCATCACGCCGATATCGGCGGCATCACGCCCGGCTCTACCCCGCCCAATTCGCGGAACCTCGAAGAGGAAGGCGTCGTGATCGACGACTTCCTGCTCATGGACCGCGGCGAATTCCGGGAAGCCGAGTTCCGCGCTATGCTGGCGCAGGCGCGCTATCCTGCGCGGAGCCCCGATGTCAACGTTGCCGACATCAAGGCGCAGGTCGCCGCTAATGAAGCAGGCGTCCAGGAATTGAATCGCGTGGTTGCGCTGTGGGAATGGGACGTTGTCGCCGCCTACATGGGTCACGTCATGGACAATGCCGAAGAGCATGTCCGAAGGGTGATCGCAAGCATCGACGACTGCGAATTTAGCGACACATTGGACAACGGCTCGGCGTTGCGCGTGCGAATCTCGGTGGATCGGAAAGCACGCGCGGCGGTGGTCGATTTCACCGGCACGGGGCTTCAGCGGACCGATAACTTTAACGCGCCACAGGCGGTTACCCGCGCCGTAGTGCTCTATGTCTTTCGCTGCCTTATCGGCGACGATGTCCCACTCAACGACGGCTGTCTCAAGCCCATAGACATCATTGTTCCGCCCGGGACCTTTTTGTCGCCTGCGCCCGGAGCCGCGGTAGTGGCTGGCAATACGGAAGTGAGCCAGGCGATTTGCAACGCTTTATTCGGCGCGCTCGGCGTCCTTGCTTGCAGCCAAGGCACAATGAACAACTTTTTGTTTGGCAACGACTCTTACCAGTATTACGAGACGATCTGCGGCGGCGCCGGTGCCGGAATTATGCCGGATGGCCGCGGATTCAATGGCGCTTCGGCCGTCCAGGTCCACATGACGAATACGCGGATGACGGACCCAGAAATCCTGGAGCTGCGTTATCCCGTCCGTCTCGTCGACTTCTCCATCCGACGTGGGTCGGGAGGCCTCGGGCGATGGCGCGGCGGCGATGGCGCGGTGCGGCGCATCGCCTTTCTCGAACCGATGACCGCCGTGATCGTCGCTTCGCGCCGGAAGGTCGCGCCGTTCGGGCTCAAAGGCGGGCATGATGGCGCCGCGGGACGCCAATGGGTGGATCGCGCCGACGGCGGCCGCACCGAACTCGGCGCCGCTGATCGCGCCGAAATGGCGGCGGGCGACGTCATGGTGATCGAGACGCCGGGCGGCGGCGGCTATGGCGCGCTGGTCTAA
- a CDS encoding MFS transporter, whose translation MQEMIGVATTINAPLAGGLSRRHWIVLGVTMLLWMFDGYETYALLLTIGPSLHELLPASALHDLPRFAAYLISITLFGWAIGGVVGGVIGDHIGRRRTMISSVILYSIFTGTSALSPSWQILALTRFLTGIGLGAEWGVGTSLLQEMWPDKLRTKAAGVLQAAFSGGFVVASLLWIILGGAFGGSWRWMYVVGVIPAIFVALVGRFIPESERWAKASHAAQTIGATLKANLRNLVIAVVVSASITIGFWAISSWVPTYVATMTHDPQSAVYYAGWAGLIFAIGEILGCIGFGLFAEIWGRRGTLIFYLAGSIIITPIIFLLVHDATTFVALQILNGFLTGGLYGWYAVHPPELFPTSIRSSAISIIFNLARFLAMLGPILSSSLIAFFGGYGEAATILSGFFAVGIVAVFFLPETKGKPLPA comes from the coding sequence ATGCAAGAAATGATTGGCGTCGCGACGACCATCAACGCGCCGCTCGCTGGCGGTTTGAGCCGACGCCATTGGATCGTCCTTGGCGTCACCATGTTGCTCTGGATGTTCGATGGCTACGAGACTTACGCCCTGCTTCTAACGATCGGTCCGTCGCTGCATGAACTCCTGCCGGCGAGCGCCCTTCACGATCTGCCGCGGTTTGCCGCTTATCTTATCTCCATCACCCTGTTTGGCTGGGCCATTGGCGGCGTGGTCGGCGGCGTGATCGGAGACCACATCGGCCGCCGTCGCACGATGATAAGCTCGGTAATCCTCTACAGCATTTTCACGGGCACTAGCGCGCTTTCGCCCAGCTGGCAGATATTGGCGCTAACTCGTTTCCTCACAGGCATCGGACTCGGCGCCGAATGGGGCGTCGGCACGTCGCTGCTTCAGGAAATGTGGCCGGACAAGCTGCGAACGAAAGCAGCCGGCGTTTTGCAAGCGGCGTTTTCTGGCGGCTTCGTCGTAGCGTCGCTATTGTGGATAATCCTTGGCGGCGCATTTGGCGGATCCTGGCGCTGGATGTATGTCGTCGGCGTCATTCCAGCTATTTTTGTTGCGCTGGTAGGCCGCTTCATTCCTGAATCGGAACGTTGGGCGAAAGCCAGTCACGCCGCGCAGACGATCGGCGCGACGTTGAAAGCCAATCTACGCAATCTAGTCATCGCCGTCGTCGTTTCCGCGTCGATCACCATCGGTTTTTGGGCGATCTCGTCATGGGTGCCAACATATGTGGCGACCATGACGCATGACCCGCAAAGTGCGGTCTACTACGCTGGCTGGGCCGGCCTCATCTTTGCGATCGGCGAGATTTTGGGCTGCATCGGCTTCGGACTGTTCGCCGAGATTTGGGGACGACGCGGCACGCTCATATTCTATCTCGCCGGCTCGATCATCATCACTCCGATTATATTCCTGCTCGTACATGATGCAACGACCTTCGTTGCGTTGCAGATCCTGAACGGTTTCCTCACCGGCGGCCTTTACGGATGGTATGCGGTCCATCCGCCGGAGCTCTTTCCAACAAGCATCCGTTCCAGCGCTATCAGCATCATCTTCAACTTGGCCCGCTTTCTCGCAATGCTTGGCCCCATTCTGTCATCTAGTCTGATCGCCTTCTTCGGCGGCTACGGCGAAGCGGCGACGATCCTCTCAGGTTTCTTCGCCGTCGGCATTGTCGCCGTGTTTTTTCTGCCCGAAACAAAAGGAAAGCCGCTGCCCGCATGA
- a CDS encoding ABC transporter substrate-binding protein, translating into MPDLVSNSYFPAIAAVALDCFRKEGLDIRQEVIFPSSKTFEALRDGDVDFVAGPAHALLPVFPEWRGVKLLAALAQGMPWLLVMRSDLEATPGDVNAVKGRRIGAAPMVDLALKQLLVDAGIDLEADGVKFVEVPGARDPGASFGVAAAKALEVGALDGFWANAMGAENAVRSGAGQIILDVRRGLGPASAVHYTMSVLATSDRVIGADPELAASGLRAVLAAQQALRADIGLATLVGRELFPPAEAELIGAIIARDLPYYTPEISDEALSGMIRFAKMRGLLKGTPAREQIIAEGFSHLWEWQ; encoded by the coding sequence GTGCCGGATTTGGTCTCTAACTCCTACTTTCCGGCGATCGCCGCTGTGGCGCTCGATTGCTTTCGAAAAGAAGGGCTCGACATTCGACAGGAAGTCATTTTTCCGAGCTCCAAAACCTTTGAAGCGCTCCGCGACGGAGATGTGGATTTCGTAGCGGGCCCCGCTCACGCTCTTTTGCCCGTGTTTCCGGAATGGCGCGGAGTGAAGCTGCTCGCAGCGCTGGCGCAGGGCATGCCTTGGCTGCTTGTCATGCGCTCCGATCTTGAGGCGACACCAGGTGATGTGAACGCAGTCAAAGGCCGACGAATTGGCGCGGCGCCTATGGTTGACCTCGCATTGAAGCAACTTCTTGTCGACGCCGGCATCGACTTAGAGGCCGATGGAGTGAAATTCGTCGAAGTCCCGGGCGCTCGCGACCCTGGCGCCTCCTTCGGCGTCGCCGCCGCCAAAGCGTTGGAGGTCGGCGCTCTTGATGGGTTCTGGGCAAATGCGATGGGAGCCGAGAATGCAGTCCGTAGCGGGGCTGGCCAAATCATTCTCGACGTGAGGCGGGGCCTTGGGCCGGCTTCAGCCGTTCACTATACGATGTCCGTGCTCGCCACGAGCGATCGTGTGATCGGAGCGGATCCCGAATTGGCGGCAAGCGGTTTGCGCGCGGTGCTTGCGGCGCAGCAGGCGCTCCGAGCCGACATCGGTCTCGCAACTCTTGTTGGACGCGAGCTGTTTCCCCCCGCAGAGGCCGAGCTCATCGGGGCCATTATCGCGCGCGATCTGCCCTACTATACGCCAGAGATTTCAGACGAGGCGCTCTCAGGAATGATCCGCTTCGCCAAGATGAGAGGCTTGCTCAAGGGGACGCCCGCGCGCGAGCAAATCATTGCGGAAGGCTTTAGCCATTTGTGGGAATGGCAGTGA
- a CDS encoding PRC-barrel domain-containing protein — MQESRVNSDVIAKSETSSLIASSKVEGTPVYNSRGDSLGSICDLMIDKRTGKVAYVRMSFGGFLGLGQNYHSLQWEGLEYDWRQGGYVVNAETERLLSGASQSAGEYDLGRKIDAYFGIDRNPSH; from the coding sequence ATGCAGGAAAGCAGAGTCAATTCGGATGTTATCGCAAAGTCTGAGACCTCAAGCCTCATCGCCTCGAGCAAAGTCGAAGGCACGCCGGTTTATAATAGTCGCGGAGATTCCCTTGGGTCGATTTGTGACCTTATGATCGACAAGCGCACCGGCAAGGTCGCCTATGTACGCATGTCTTTCGGCGGATTTCTGGGGCTTGGCCAGAACTACCATTCGCTGCAATGGGAAGGCCTTGAATATGATTGGCGCCAGGGCGGCTATGTTGTTAACGCCGAAACCGAGCGCTTACTCTCTGGGGCTTCACAGAGTGCAGGCGAGTATGATCTTGGGCGTAAAATCGATGCTTACTTTGGCATTGATAGGAACCCGAGCCATTAG
- the pgl gene encoding 6-phosphogluconolactonase — MTNPSKARLEILPDAGALARRVADWLLAAAMAKDGVFSIALSGGSTPQRLYELLADVPYRDEFPWSRTHWFWGDERFVPHDDALSNYHMVREALLSRALIPAINIHPIPTTDMSPEAAASAYERELKSFYGAERLDPARPLFDVTLLGLGPDGHTASLFPGAPVLAERDRWVAAVVGTKPEARITLTYPALESSRCAAFLVAGAEKRAIFDRLRRGDDSLPAARLDPAGELWFFSDAAAVGETIA, encoded by the coding sequence ATGACGAACCCGTCCAAAGCCAGACTAGAGATTCTCCCCGATGCGGGCGCTCTGGCGCGCCGCGTCGCGGATTGGTTGCTCGCGGCGGCGATGGCGAAGGATGGCGTCTTTTCCATCGCTTTATCCGGCGGCTCGACGCCACAACGACTCTACGAGCTTCTGGCTGACGTCCCTTATCGCGATGAGTTTCCCTGGTCGCGCACGCATTGGTTCTGGGGCGATGAGCGATTCGTGCCTCATGATGACGCGTTGAGCAACTACCACATGGTGCGAGAAGCGCTTTTGTCGCGCGCGCTGATTCCTGCAATCAACATCCACCCCATTCCCACTACAGATATGAGTCCCGAAGCAGCAGCGTCCGCTTATGAGCGCGAGCTCAAATCCTTCTACGGTGCGGAGCGCCTCGATCCGGCTCGGCCGCTCTTCGATGTGACCCTTCTGGGACTGGGGCCGGATGGACATACGGCCTCTCTCTTTCCCGGCGCGCCCGTGCTTGCGGAGCGCGACCGATGGGTCGCCGCTGTGGTCGGGACCAAGCCCGAAGCGCGCATCACGCTGACCTATCCGGCGCTTGAGAGCAGCCGATGCGCAGCCTTTCTGGTCGCGGGAGCGGAGAAGCGAGCGATCTTCGATCGGCTTCGGCGCGGCGACGACAGCCTACCAGCGGCCCGCCTCGATCCGGCCGGCGAGTTATGGTTCTTTAGCGATGCCGCGGCGGTGGGTGAGACAATCGCTTGA
- a CDS encoding class I fructose-bisphosphate aldolase has protein sequence MTPRVKEILSWYGADNAGTLTNLARLLNHGRLGGTGKLVILPVDQGFEHGPARSFAPNPPAYNPHYHFELAIEAGCNAYAAPLGFLEAGARDFAGEIPLILKTNDNDVLREEKDPNQALTASVRDALRLGCCAIGFTIYPGSAHQLEMFGQLRACAEEAKRNGLAVVVWSYPRGSSLSAEGETAIDVVGYGAQIAAQLGAHIIKVKLPTAHVEQEAARKIYDERRIPIATQAERIRHVLDCAFAGRRIVIFSGGAALFDDDKFLEEIRAIHAGGGFGSIIGRNSFQRPKKEALRMLQGVMEIYAAPLGGDPTR, from the coding sequence TGGTACGGCGCGGATAACGCCGGAACATTGACAAACCTCGCTCGGTTATTGAACCACGGGCGCCTGGGGGGAACCGGCAAGCTGGTGATTCTGCCAGTCGATCAGGGTTTTGAACACGGACCGGCGCGCTCGTTCGCTCCAAATCCGCCGGCTTACAATCCGCACTATCATTTCGAACTCGCGATCGAGGCCGGTTGTAACGCCTATGCTGCTCCGCTGGGTTTCCTCGAAGCGGGAGCCCGCGATTTCGCGGGGGAAATTCCGCTCATCCTCAAAACCAACGACAATGACGTGCTGCGGGAAGAGAAAGATCCGAACCAGGCGCTGACGGCCAGCGTGCGGGACGCGCTTCGTCTGGGTTGCTGCGCGATCGGCTTTACGATCTACCCCGGATCGGCGCATCAGCTTGAAATGTTCGGTCAGCTCCGCGCTTGCGCCGAGGAGGCGAAACGCAATGGGCTCGCGGTCGTCGTCTGGTCCTACCCTCGCGGGTCAAGTCTGAGCGCGGAAGGCGAAACGGCGATCGATGTCGTCGGCTATGGCGCCCAGATCGCGGCTCAGCTCGGGGCGCACATCATCAAGGTGAAGTTGCCGACAGCCCATGTCGAACAGGAAGCGGCGCGCAAGATCTACGACGAGCGCCGCATTCCGATTGCGACCCAGGCGGAGCGTATCCGTCATGTGCTTGATTGCGCGTTCGCCGGGCGCCGCATCGTCATCTTTTCGGGCGGCGCCGCCCTATTCGATGACGACAAATTCCTTGAGGAGATCCGCGCGATCCATGCTGGTGGAGGGTTCGGCTCGATCATCGGCCGCAACTCATTTCAGCGGCCGAAGAAAGAGGCGCTTCGGATGCTGCAGGGCGTCATGGAAATTTATGCGGCGCCGCTTGGCGGAGATCCAACGCGTTGA